In Neisseria brasiliensis, the following proteins share a genomic window:
- a CDS encoding PhoH family protein codes for MSHTVHLQFEGIDNTVLQRLCGALDGNLETLAKALDIEISRRFEHFTFMGELAHAGRRALLALAETAEKGDLDDHVIQLAAVEAKTADEKHEEKHRDHQYYFRTKRGSIGGRTPRQNGYIRALLNHDVVFGLGPAGTGKTYLAVAAAVDAMEKHQIERIVLVRPAVEAGEKLGFLPGDLAQKVDPYLRPLYDALYDLMGFDKVTKLMEKGLIEIAPLAYMRGRTLNGAYVILDEAQNTTPEQMKMFLTRIGFGAKAVITGDISQIDLPRNIKSGLKDAREKLANVEGLYFHTFTSEDVVRHPLVQKIVEAYEEAEEAEEGKRAE; via the coding sequence ATGAGCCATACCGTTCATCTGCAATTTGAAGGCATCGACAATACCGTGCTGCAACGCCTGTGCGGCGCGCTCGACGGCAATTTGGAGACCTTGGCCAAGGCTTTGGATATTGAAATCAGTCGCCGTTTTGAACATTTCACTTTTATGGGTGAACTCGCCCACGCAGGCCGTCGCGCGTTGTTGGCTTTGGCCGAAACCGCCGAAAAAGGCGATTTAGACGATCATGTGATTCAGTTGGCTGCAGTGGAAGCCAAAACCGCCGATGAAAAACATGAAGAAAAACACCGCGATCATCAATACTATTTCCGTACCAAACGCGGCAGCATCGGCGGGCGTACGCCACGTCAAAACGGCTATATCCGCGCCTTGCTCAATCACGATGTTGTTTTCGGCTTAGGCCCGGCCGGTACCGGTAAAACCTATTTGGCTGTGGCCGCAGCGGTGGACGCGATGGAAAAACACCAAATCGAGCGCATTGTGTTGGTACGTCCGGCGGTGGAGGCGGGCGAGAAACTTGGCTTCCTACCGGGTGATTTGGCGCAAAAAGTCGATCCTTACCTGCGCCCTTTGTATGACGCGCTGTATGATTTGATGGGCTTTGACAAAGTCACCAAGTTGATGGAAAAAGGCTTGATTGAAATTGCGCCGCTGGCCTATATGCGCGGCCGCACGCTCAATGGCGCATATGTGATTTTAGACGAAGCGCAAAACACCACGCCCGAGCAGATGAAAATGTTCCTGACGCGTATCGGCTTCGGCGCCAAAGCTGTGATTACCGGTGACATCAGCCAAATTGACTTGCCGCGCAATATCAAATCCGGCTTGAAAGACGCACGCGAAAAACTCGCCAACGTGGAAGGTTTGTATTTTCATACATTCACCAGCGAAGACGTGGTGCGCCATCCTTTGGTGCAGAAAATTGTTGAAGCTTATGAAGAAGCGGAAGAGGCTGAAGAGGGCAAACGTGCTGAATAA
- a CDS encoding ChuX/HutX family heme-like substrate-binding protein, giving the protein MSNLWQQYQANKAAREGMYFPREGAADLGVSEGALMADAPQSVYLGSNIRDVVLKLHSLGEVQCVVRNDVCVHEKQGVYENVSLAPTSGIALNIGGIDLRIFPARWHHVLAVTNHNGDKVSRSIQFYDEFGTALQKVFMRDDSRIAAWDALIAEFQTEGKPQFATADLPPVEIPAPLPENRIAAFQERWLEIKDVHHFSGLLETFALDRQASYPYAPQGMTKKLTHEAWQSVLEQARDAGIEIMILAGNRGLVQIQTGKVHHIVRARGYLNVLDGKEEGFSMHLKDDEIVETWVVCRPVREGFVTCIEGFDSRRRTVIQIFGRRQEGETELDKWTEITNSLPT; this is encoded by the coding sequence ATGAGTAACCTCTGGCAACAATATCAAGCCAACAAAGCCGCCCGCGAGGGCATGTATTTTCCGCGCGAAGGTGCGGCGGATTTGGGTGTTAGCGAAGGCGCATTAATGGCCGATGCGCCTCAAAGCGTGTATTTGGGCAGCAACATTCGCGACGTGGTGCTCAAGCTTCATTCTTTGGGAGAAGTGCAATGCGTGGTGCGTAATGATGTCTGCGTGCATGAGAAACAAGGCGTGTATGAAAATGTTAGCTTAGCACCGACTTCGGGCATCGCGCTCAATATCGGTGGCATCGATTTACGGATTTTTCCGGCGCGTTGGCATCATGTTTTGGCGGTGACCAACCACAACGGCGATAAGGTTTCGCGCTCGATTCAGTTTTACGATGAATTCGGCACCGCGTTACAAAAAGTGTTTATGCGCGATGATAGCCGCATTGCTGCATGGGATGCCTTGATTGCCGAGTTCCAAACCGAGGGCAAACCGCAATTTGCCACTGCCGATCTGCCGCCGGTGGAGATTCCTGCCCCCTTGCCGGAAAACCGCATTGCCGCGTTTCAAGAGCGTTGGTTGGAAATCAAAGATGTGCATCATTTCAGCGGCCTTTTGGAAACCTTCGCGCTTGACCGCCAAGCGTCCTACCCTTACGCGCCGCAAGGCATGACGAAAAAGCTCACCCATGAAGCATGGCAATCGGTTTTAGAACAAGCACGCGATGCCGGTATCGAAATCATGATTCTCGCCGGCAACCGCGGCTTGGTGCAGATTCAAACCGGCAAAGTGCATCACATTGTGCGCGCGCGCGGGTATTTGAATGTGCTCGATGGCAAAGAAGAAGGCTTCAGTATGCACCTGAAAGACGATGAAATCGTCGAAACATGGGTCGTGTGCCGTCCGGTACGCGAAGGCTTTGTGACCTGCATTGAAGGTTTTGATTCCCGCCGCCGCACCGTGATCCAGATTTTCGGCCGCCGCCAAGAAGGCGAAACCGAGCTAGACAAATGGACAGAAATCACCAACAGCTTACCGACTTAA
- a CDS encoding IS3 family transposase, which produces MSRKGNGWDNAPMESFFGTLKVESFYQEGVLSVTELTKVIDDYIRYYNYERISLNLKKLSPVAYRTQLEQAV; this is translated from the coding sequence ATGTCGCGCAAAGGGAATGGCTGGGATAACGCACCGATGGAGAGTTTCTTCGGGACATTAAAAGTGGAAAGCTTCTATCAGGAAGGTGTGTTATCGGTGACAGAATTGACCAAAGTGATAGATGATTACATACGTTACTACAATTATGAACGTATTAGTTTGAATTTAAAAAAGCTGAGTCCTGTGGCTTACAGAACTCAGCTTGAACAGGCTGTTTGA